From Luteitalea sp., the proteins below share one genomic window:
- a CDS encoding MFS transporter — MTNGKTPGRWGIAAAAVLLQLALGAVYAWSTFSRALQSEESRFALSASQAALPFSVTIAMIFLGTYIGGRIQDVKGPRIVAFVGGVVYAAGILLAGLSSSESQLWLLILGYGVIAGFGLGLGYIVPVAMLQKWFPDKRGLITGIAVGGFGFGAVITSPIAQELVEVYAEVPTRAFLWLGFAYLIMTSVGAAFFRNPPAGYHVPGWTPPTGGRVVQTAREYTQREALRTPQWFMLTAVLTLNVTAGIALISVASSAATDIAGYSAAGAATFTGVMGLFNGAGRVFWGWLSERTGRMVAFAGMLAVQGVCFLMLPHASSVVLFAVLGALIYLCYGGGFGTMPATAGDFFGLRNAGAIYGLMVVGWSIGGVVGPLLVAELISGKQYTSAFTTIGVMALAAVMLPLLTRRPREEPDELPEKSLQPE; from the coding sequence ATGACAAATGGAAAGACGCCAGGCCGGTGGGGAATCGCTGCGGCTGCGGTGCTCCTGCAGCTCGCCCTTGGTGCCGTGTACGCCTGGAGCACGTTCTCTCGCGCGCTCCAGAGCGAGGAGTCTCGATTCGCGCTCAGCGCGTCGCAGGCGGCGCTGCCGTTTTCGGTGACCATCGCGATGATCTTCCTCGGCACCTACATCGGCGGCCGGATCCAAGACGTCAAGGGACCGCGCATCGTTGCGTTCGTTGGCGGCGTGGTCTACGCGGCAGGCATTCTCCTGGCTGGCCTGTCCAGCAGCGAGAGCCAGCTGTGGCTGCTGATCCTGGGCTACGGCGTGATTGCCGGTTTCGGGCTCGGCCTCGGCTACATCGTGCCGGTGGCCATGTTGCAGAAGTGGTTCCCGGACAAGCGCGGTCTCATCACCGGTATTGCGGTTGGCGGATTCGGGTTCGGCGCGGTGATCACATCCCCGATCGCCCAGGAGTTGGTCGAGGTCTATGCCGAGGTGCCGACCCGTGCGTTCCTCTGGCTCGGCTTCGCGTATCTCATCATGACATCGGTGGGCGCGGCGTTCTTCCGGAACCCGCCGGCGGGCTATCACGTGCCCGGTTGGACGCCGCCTACCGGCGGGCGGGTGGTTCAAACGGCCCGCGAATACACGCAACGCGAAGCGCTCCGCACGCCCCAGTGGTTCATGCTCACGGCCGTTCTGACGCTCAACGTGACTGCGGGCATCGCATTGATCTCTGTTGCCAGCTCCGCAGCGACCGACATCGCCGGCTACAGCGCGGCGGGCGCGGCGACCTTTACTGGTGTCATGGGGCTGTTCAACGGTGCTGGACGTGTCTTCTGGGGATGGCTGTCGGAGCGGACCGGCCGGATGGTCGCCTTTGCGGGGATGCTGGCAGTCCAGGGGGTCTGTTTCTTGATGCTGCCGCACGCCTCCTCGGTGGTCCTCTTCGCGGTGCTCGGCGCCCTGATTTATCTGTGTTACGGCGGGGGCTTTGGTACCATGCCGGCCACTGCCGGCGACTTCTTCGGGCTCCGCAACGCCGGGGCAATCTATGGCCTGATGGTCGTCGGCTGGAGCATCGGCGGCGTTGTCGGCCCATTGCTCGTCGCTGAGCTGATCTCTGGAAAGCAGTACACGTCCGCGTTCACCACGATCGGCGTGATGGCGCTCGCGGCTGTGATGCTGCCGCTACTCACCCGTCGGCCGCGCGAGGAGCCAGACGAGCTGCCGGAAAAGAGCCTTCAACCGGAATGA